CGTTAAAAGAAAAGCGACACGAAGGTGTCGCTTTTTGCATTTGTGCTATATAATCACGCCAATGAAAAAGGAAGAAGAAACAACTGAAGAAATTGTCTACGAAGAAGATCAGGGCGCTGAACTTGTAAAGAAGCTTCGTGCCAAATTAAAGAAATGCGAGCAAGAGAAGAAAGAATATCTCGATGGCTGGCAACGCCTAAAAGCTGACACAGTAAATGCTCAGAAGAATCAGAAACAAGGTTTGGAATTATCTCAGAAACGTATAGTGCAAAATTTCGTTCAGGAATTGCTCCCAGCACTAGACAGTTTTGATATCGCAACACAAAGCGGTGCGTGGGAAAAGGTAGACGTCGTGTGGAGACAAGGTATTGAGTATGTACACGCGCAGCTTTTAACTAGTCTAGAAAACAGTGGGGTTGAAAACTATGGTGTAGTAGGTGATACATTTGACCCAGCACTCCATGAAGCTGGAGGACACGCTGAAGGGGGGGAGAGTGATATCATTGCGCGTGTTGAACGACGTGGATACAAAATGGGAGATACTGTTATTCGCCCTGCACAAGTTGTGGTATACAATTAGAAAAATATCCTGTCAAGATTGCTGCACGTCACACTTGTAGCTACAATGTAGCCACAATGTCTGTTAGAAAGCATTACATTATTATTGGTAATAGGCGACATGGGTACACACTCTATCCCGCACAAAAAGTGACAACTCTTGTTTGCAAGAGCGCAAATATATCAGCACGGTTTCCTAATGAGGAAATCCCAAATATTCTTGCTGATTTACCTCAAGCAATCTTAGAGCGATACGGGACAGTTGAGAGTGAGCCGCAAACTGAAGTTCTTCGGTTTCGAGTCTCAGAAAGTGAGAAGGAGCAGATAGAACAAAACGCCTATGACGCTGGTTACGAATATGTTTCCGCATATTTACGTGATGTGTCGCTGCAAAGAACAGACACCAATTAAGACTTAAAAGATACTAATTAACTAACATACTATGTCTAAAATTTTAGGAATCGACCTCGGTACTACAAACTCAGCAATGGCTATTGTTGAAGGCGGAGAACCAGTAATAGTTGAAAACACCGAAGGAGCACGAACGACACCATCTATCGTTGGTATTTCTAAGAATGGAGAGCGTATGGTAGGAGTTCTCGCAAAGCGTCAAGCTGTAACGAACCCACAAAACACCATTTTTGGTGTAAAGCGTTTTGTAGGACACAAATTCACTGACGCGTCAGTGCAAAAAGATAAAGATATCGTCCCGTACGAACTTAAAGAAGGAACAGATAAAGGAGTTATGATTACGCTTTCAGGCAAAGAGTATCGACCTGAAGAAGTTTCAGCAATGATTCTTCAAAAACTTAAAGCAGATGCTGAAAAGAAAACGGGTGAGACGATAACAGAGGCGGTCATTACAGTACCTGCATACTTTGATGATGCTCAGCGTAAGGCAACGAAAGATGCGGGTAAAATCGCGGGACTTGATGTAAAACGCATCATTAACGAACCAACGGCTGCTGCTCTTGCGTATGGCTTCAATAAGAAGAATGACGAACAAATAGTCGTATTCGACTTTGGTGGTGGAACCTTTGATGTATCAGTACTAGAAGTTGCAGATGACGTAATTGAAGTAAAAGCGACAGACGGTGACTCACACATGGGAGGACGCGATATTGACCAAAAAATTATAACGTGGATCGTAGATGAATTTAAGAAAGAGTCGGGTATTGATGTAAGTAAAGATGCTCTTGCCCTTCAGCGTCTTGATGAAGCAGCCGAGAAAGCGAAGATTGAACTCTCTACTGCAGCAGAATCAGAAATAAATATTCCATTTATTACCTCAGATGAATCTGGTCCAAAACACCTTATTTTAAAGCTCACTCGGGCAACTCTTGAAGAGCTTGCAGATGAATACGTACAGCAAGCGCTTGCCATTACAAAGCGAGCAGTGGAGGCAAGTCCTTTTGAAATTAATGATATCGATGAGGTAATTCTTGTTGGTGGACAGACTCGAATGCCTATCATTGTTGAGAAAGTGAAAGAGCTGTTTGGCAAAGAACCAAATAAATCTATCAACCCGGATGAAGTAGTAGCGCTTGGAGCCGCACTACAAGGTGGCATTCTACAAGGAGACGTTAAGGATGTGCTCTTGCTTGATGTTATTCCACTTTCATTAGGAATTGAAACTATGGGCGGTATTGCAACGAAGCTTATTGAACGAAACACAACAATCCCAACAAGTAAATCTCAAATATTCTCTACGGCAGCTGAGAACCAACCTTCAGTTGAGATTGTAGTATCACAAGGAGAACGTGAAATGGCAGCAGACAATAAAATTCTTGGACGCTTTGTACTTGATGGTATTGCGCCTGCTCCACGTGGTGTTCCTCAAATTGAAGTTACTTTTGACATCGATGCAAACGGTATCTTGCAAGTGAAAGCGCTAGACAAGGGAACCAGCAAAGAACAATCAATTCGTATTGAAGGAAGCTCGGGGCTATCAGAAGAAGAAGTAGAGAAAATGAAAGCCGATGCTGAGGCGCACGCTGATGAGGATAAGAAAAAACGAGAGATTATTGAAGTGAAGAATACCTCAGAACAAATTGTGTACGCTGCTGAAAAAGCACTCAAAGAACATGGAGAAAAAGTTGACGAAGCAATTACAAAAGATATTACAGAAAAAATTGATGTACTAAAGAAAGCACGCGAAGGTGATGACGTAGCTGCTATTACTACAGCCTCAGAAGGCCTCAGTGCTGCTATAAGTAAGATTGGAGAAGCAATGGCCAAGCAAGCAGAAACAACACAACCTGAAGGTTCTGAAGAGTCAAAAGAAGATGCTCCTGAAGATCAAAAAGACGCAGGTGAACAAGAACGTGATGCAGAGTTTGACGAGACTGATGAGAAGAAGTAGTCTGATGGCACAATGAAAGATTATTACCAAATCCTCGGATTACAAAAGAGTGCAACTGATTCTGAAATAAAGAAAGCATTTCGTGCACTCGCACAAAAATACCATCCAGATAAAAAGACTGGCGACGAAGCTAGATTCAAAGAAGCCAGTGAAGCCTACGCAGTACTTGGAGATAAAAAGAAGCGTGCTGAGTACGATACCTACGGACGTACGTTTGCTGGCGGTGGACAACAACAAGGTGCTAGCTTTGGCGGGTTTGATTTCTCACAATTCCAACAAGGGTTCGGCGGCGGTGCCGATGGCGTTGAATTTGACCTTGGTGATATATTCAGTGAAGTATTTGGAGGTGGCGGAAGATCGCAAGCACGTCGCGGGCGAGACATTTCGATGGACCTCGAGCTTGATTTTAAAGATGCTGCCTTCGGCATAGAAAGAACAGTACTCTTAAACAAAGTTGGCTATTGTAGTGAATGTGAGGGGAGCGGTGCCAAAGACAAACGAGATGTGAAAACATGTACCACCTGCAACGGTAAAGGTTCTGTACACGAAACACGCCGTTCAGTACTAGGTACCTTTACCAGTGCACGAGAATGTAAGGAGTGTCATGGTATCGGAAAGATTCCTAAAACTCCTTGCAAAACTTGTAAAGGGAAGGGTGTACTCCAAAAACAAGAAGAAATTAAGCTCGCGATTCCTGCCGGAATTGATAATGGCGAAATGATTCGTCTTATGGGAAAAGGAGAGGCTGTGCAAGGAGGTACCGCAGGAGATTTATATATAAAGATACATGTGCGTCCGCATAAAGATTTTGTTCGCAGCGGGAAAGATATTCGTATGAGTTTGAATGTAAAGCTCACTGATGCACTTTTAGGAAGTACGTACACGATTCCTACTCTTGAAAAGAATGTAGATCTTAAAATTCCAGCAGGTATTACGCACGGCGAGGTGCTGAGGATAAAAGGCAAGGGAATACCTCGTGAAGACAGTAGCCGAGGAGACCTCCTCGTTGCGGTTCATATAGATCTTCCGAAAAAATTATCGCGTTCTGCAAAAAAACTTATCGAGGGGCTACGAGACGCAGGTATCTAAAATATCTGTATGTCACAGTTTTCTTCTTTCTCAATACGGAAAATACAGCTTTTAACACCATCGCTTCTACAAGGTTTTGCGTGGCCGTTCGGTCGCTTTGCAGTACATTTTTTTACCCATCTTACAATAGAGGGTAAAGAGAACATAAAAAAAGCATCGCACTATAGGAAACAAAACGATGTCGGTACTATTTTTGTAGTAAACCACACACATGAGCTCGATTTTCTCTTTCCTCTTGTTGGAGTGTCACCATTATCATCCCTATTCCCCATGTTCTATGTTGCGCATGCGAGAAAAAAGTATAGTGAAAAAACTGGATTCGGACTCAGGCGATATATTTATAGCTTTCCTGCTTTTCTAACATCATGGGGTGCGCATCCATATATCGCAGATCAAAAGGATTACAGTAAATCAATGCCCTATCACGAAATTTTATTGCGTAATAAAAAAAGTGTTTGTATCTTTCCCGAAGGAGGAATACGAAAAGAAGGTGCGGACCGGAAAATCCGTGGAGGGGTAGCTTACCTTGCTGAAGCAACAGGAGCGGCAATTCTTCCTATAGCCATTTCAGGTGCAAAAGGTATGAATTCACGCTCCTTCTTTAAGAGAGAGAAGATGATTACTATAAAATATTTACCGCCACTTTTCATAAAGGATATCGAAGATACTACTCTACCAATACCTGAACGCTACAAAGATTCTGCAAAAAAACTAATGAATATCATTGAACAGAAAGTAAAAACTAACTAACATAGCCACATAAAACGAACCTGATAACTGCTATACTTTTATCATGGGTTCACTTTTTAAATTAATCTCGCATACGGCTCGAGATTTGGTTGATTTACTTATTCCTCAGCAAGGATACAAGGATATGTATTCATTTGCTTTTCTTGTACATCCTCGAGATGAACGAGATATGCATAGACGTTTCCCATTCCTAGCTAAAACACCTGCATGGCTCAAACGTTTGATACAACATCATTTTTGGCCTATTACAGTCTCACATATAACAGGATTACAGTCTGCGGAGAGCGGAGAAGAAATTCCTGGGTTTGTAATTACAATCCCGATGACCGCTGATGAAATGTTAAAAAACCGAGAGCGTGCTAAAAAACAAATAATTCGTGCTACTACATTAGCTCGCAATAAGGGTTCAAAAATTGTAGGTCTTGGTGCACTTACTTCCTCATTGTCTCGCGGAGGACTAGACTTACTAGAAATAAACGGTATCGCCGTAACGACAGGACATGCGTATACTGGCTACACGGTAACACAGACACTACTGAAGCAACTAAATGACGCACAAGTCAATTACAAAGAAACGGATCATCCTATTGGAATAGTTGGAGCCGCTGGATCAGTTGGTTCTATTTCGGCAGAAATTCTTGTACATGCTGGAGTAAAATCTCTTCTTCTTATTGATATAGATAGAAAGATGGAGTCAGTAAACAATTTAAAAACGCAACTGATTTCTTTAAATCCAAACCTAAAAATTGAATGTAGCACAAACATGGGAATACTAAAAAATGCACTTGGAGTTATTACTGCAACAAACGCACCAGATACCTTGGTAAAAGAC
This genomic stretch from Candidatus Kaiserbacteria bacterium harbors:
- a CDS encoding nucleotide exchange factor GrpE, giving the protein MKKEEETTEEIVYEEDQGAELVKKLRAKLKKCEQEKKEYLDGWQRLKADTVNAQKNQKQGLELSQKRIVQNFVQELLPALDSFDIATQSGAWEKVDVVWRQGIEYVHAQLLTSLENSGVENYGVVGDTFDPALHEAGGHAEGGESDIIARVERRGYKMGDTVIRPAQVVVYN
- the dnaJ gene encoding molecular chaperone DnaJ yields the protein MKDYYQILGLQKSATDSEIKKAFRALAQKYHPDKKTGDEARFKEASEAYAVLGDKKKRAEYDTYGRTFAGGGQQQGASFGGFDFSQFQQGFGGGADGVEFDLGDIFSEVFGGGGRSQARRGRDISMDLELDFKDAAFGIERTVLLNKVGYCSECEGSGAKDKRDVKTCTTCNGKGSVHETRRSVLGTFTSARECKECHGIGKIPKTPCKTCKGKGVLQKQEEIKLAIPAGIDNGEMIRLMGKGEAVQGGTAGDLYIKIHVRPHKDFVRSGKDIRMSLNVKLTDALLGSTYTIPTLEKNVDLKIPAGITHGEVLRIKGKGIPREDSSRGDLLVAVHIDLPKKLSRSAKKLIEGLRDAGI
- a CDS encoding 1-acyl-sn-glycerol-3-phosphate acyltransferase — its product is MSQFSSFSIRKIQLLTPSLLQGFAWPFGRFAVHFFTHLTIEGKENIKKASHYRKQNDVGTIFVVNHTHELDFLFPLVGVSPLSSLFPMFYVAHARKKYSEKTGFGLRRYIYSFPAFLTSWGAHPYIADQKDYSKSMPYHEILLRNKKSVCIFPEGGIRKEGADRKIRGGVAYLAEATGAAILPIAISGAKGMNSRSFFKREKMITIKYLPPLFIKDIEDTTLPIPERYKDSAKKLMNIIEQKVKTN
- the dnaK gene encoding molecular chaperone DnaK, encoding MSKILGIDLGTTNSAMAIVEGGEPVIVENTEGARTTPSIVGISKNGERMVGVLAKRQAVTNPQNTIFGVKRFVGHKFTDASVQKDKDIVPYELKEGTDKGVMITLSGKEYRPEEVSAMILQKLKADAEKKTGETITEAVITVPAYFDDAQRKATKDAGKIAGLDVKRIINEPTAAALAYGFNKKNDEQIVVFDFGGGTFDVSVLEVADDVIEVKATDGDSHMGGRDIDQKIITWIVDEFKKESGIDVSKDALALQRLDEAAEKAKIELSTAAESEINIPFITSDESGPKHLILKLTRATLEELADEYVQQALAITKRAVEASPFEINDIDEVILVGGQTRMPIIVEKVKELFGKEPNKSINPDEVVALGAALQGGILQGDVKDVLLLDVIPLSLGIETMGGIATKLIERNTTIPTSKSQIFSTAAENQPSVEIVVSQGEREMAADNKILGRFVLDGIAPAPRGVPQIEVTFDIDANGILQVKALDKGTSKEQSIRIEGSSGLSEEEVEKMKADAEAHADEDKKKREIIEVKNTSEQIVYAAEKALKEHGEKVDEAITKDITEKIDVLKKAREGDDVAAITTASEGLSAAISKIGEAMAKQAETTQPEGSEESKEDAPEDQKDAGEQERDAEFDETDEKK